From the Nodularia sp. NIES-3585 genome, one window contains:
- a CDS encoding RNA-guided endonuclease TnpB family protein has protein sequence MLLGFKTQLKVSKQQRLLLTQHAGVARHAWNQGLGLCQQVLIHNKLNPEDKIKFPTAIDLHKWLVAAVKSTHPWYYEVSKCAPQYALRYLSDAFKSFFKKVKGFPNFKKKGRHDSFTLDGAIHIDHKKVRVPIIGWLKTYELLAFGYKPKSVTISKQADRWFISWKIAVETSQTLKKQEFVGVDLGINHLATLSTTEIFDGAKSYTKYEHKLARMQYLHRHKQVGSHNHRKASFQIARLHQKIANIRKDTLHKITTYISKNHAVIGIEDLNVSGMLTNGKLSKAIADMGFYEFRRQLEYKTQLYGSKLVIVDRFYPSSKTCSHCGEKKSSLSLSQRVFTCEICGFECDRDLNAAHNLSQEAVRLTVLACGLDSADTSRMKQEEKADNS, from the coding sequence ATGCTACTAGGATTCAAGACACAACTGAAGGTAAGCAAGCAACAACGTCTACTACTGACACAACACGCAGGAGTAGCCAGACACGCTTGGAATCAAGGTTTAGGATTATGTCAACAGGTTCTCATACATAACAAACTTAATCCCGAAGACAAAATCAAATTTCCCACAGCCATAGACTTACATAAATGGTTAGTAGCAGCAGTTAAATCTACCCATCCTTGGTATTACGAAGTATCTAAATGCGCGCCTCAGTACGCATTAAGATATTTGTCAGATGCCTTTAAATCTTTTTTCAAGAAAGTTAAAGGGTTTCCTAACTTCAAAAAAAAAGGTAGGCATGATTCTTTTACTTTAGATGGTGCAATTCACATTGACCATAAGAAGGTAAGAGTTCCTATAATTGGATGGTTAAAAACTTATGAGCTTTTAGCTTTTGGATATAAACCCAAATCAGTCACAATTAGCAAACAAGCTGACCGATGGTTTATCTCCTGGAAAATAGCAGTAGAAACAAGTCAAACCCTGAAAAAACAAGAGTTTGTCGGAGTGGACTTAGGAATAAATCATTTAGCCACATTATCAACAACAGAAATATTTGATGGAGCCAAAAGTTATACAAAGTATGAACACAAGTTAGCCAGAATGCAATACTTGCATCGTCATAAACAAGTCGGTTCTCATAATCATAGAAAAGCCTCTTTCCAAATAGCGAGACTACACCAAAAAATAGCCAACATCAGGAAAGATACATTACATAAAATCACTACCTATATCAGCAAAAACCACGCGGTGATAGGAATAGAAGATTTAAATGTATCCGGGATGTTAACTAATGGTAAGTTGTCTAAAGCGATAGCTGACATGGGATTTTATGAGTTCCGTCGTCAATTAGAATACAAGACTCAACTTTATGGTAGTAAGTTAGTCATTGTAGATAGATTTTATCCCAGTAGTAAGACTTGTTCTCATTGTGGTGAGAAAAAATCATCTCTATCACTGTCTCAACGAGTATTTACCTGTGAGATATGCGGTTTTGAATGTGATAGAGACTTAAATGCGGCTCATAATTTGAGTCAAGAAGCGGTCAGGTTGACCGTGTTAGCCTGTGGACTGGATAGTGCCGACACTAGCAGGATGAAGCAGGAAGAAAAAGCGGACAATTCTTAG
- a CDS encoding pentapeptide repeat-containing protein, protein MSETNSQEIINSAVTLLKKYAEGKRNFSGANLGDADLQGIDIKGSDLSYADLSEANLNGANLRGCDLSFANLSQANLQNADLRGALLFSADLRQADLKGAKLEKADCDRSTHFPEDFDFASVGLQIKEG, encoded by the coding sequence ATGTCTGAAACAAACTCTCAAGAGATCATTAATAGTGCCGTGACTCTGCTAAAAAAGTATGCAGAGGGGAAACGCAATTTTAGTGGAGCGAACTTAGGTGATGCTGACTTGCAAGGTATTGATATTAAAGGATCTGACCTCAGCTATGCTGACTTGAGTGAAGCTAATCTCAATGGTGCTAATCTGAGAGGCTGTGACCTCAGCTTTGCAAATCTCAGTCAAGCTAATTTGCAAAATGCTGATCTTCGGGGAGCTTTGTTGTTTTCGGCTGATCTGCGCCAAGCTGATCTTAAGGGAGCAAAACTGGAAAAAGCAGATTGCGATCGCAGCACGCATTTTCCTGAGGATTTCGATTTCGCCTCAGTGGGATTGCAGATCAAAGAGGGCTAG
- a CDS encoding alkene reductase translates to MTNLTSTDLFASVQLGPYNLPNRIVMAPMTRNRAGEGNIPTPINAKYYAQRATAGLIVTEATQVSAQGVGYPATPGIHSPEQIDGWRQVTDAVHSLGGRIFLQLWHVGRISHPSLQPDGALPVAPSAIAPAGDAMTYTGSQPFVTPRALETDEIADVVDQFRQGAKNALAAGFDGVEIHGAFGYLLDQFLQDGANQRSDRYGGSIENRARFLLEVTEAVCSVWGGNRVGIKLSPSNTYNDIRDSNPKATFSYVIDALNQFGLGYVHLMEPTPADIRHGGTSIPAADFRAIYQGTLIFNGGYDKEKANSAIASGHADLVSFATLYIANPDLPERFRLDTALNEPDRSSFYGGDEKGYIDYPFLNPSKIA, encoded by the coding sequence ATGACTAATCTAACTAGCACCGATTTATTCGCTTCCGTTCAACTAGGCCCCTACAATCTGCCAAATCGAATTGTCATGGCCCCGATGACCCGTAATCGAGCTGGCGAGGGAAACATCCCCACACCAATCAATGCTAAGTATTACGCTCAACGAGCAACCGCCGGATTGATTGTGACTGAAGCGACACAAGTATCAGCCCAAGGAGTAGGCTATCCAGCAACGCCTGGGATTCATTCCCCAGAACAGATTGACGGATGGCGGCAGGTAACAGATGCCGTGCATAGTTTAGGTGGACGTATATTTTTACAGTTATGGCACGTAGGGCGAATTTCTCACCCATCCCTGCAACCAGATGGCGCACTACCAGTAGCTCCTTCGGCGATCGCTCCTGCGGGTGATGCCATGACTTATACTGGTTCTCAACCCTTTGTGACCCCTCGTGCTTTAGAAACCGACGAAATTGCCGATGTGGTTGACCAATTTCGTCAGGGAGCCAAAAATGCCCTAGCTGCTGGCTTTGATGGTGTGGAGATTCATGGAGCCTTTGGATATTTGCTCGATCAGTTTCTTCAAGATGGGGCAAATCAACGCAGCGATCGCTATGGTGGATCTATAGAAAATCGCGCCCGCTTCCTGCTGGAAGTTACTGAGGCAGTCTGTAGCGTTTGGGGTGGTAATCGTGTGGGAATTAAGCTCTCACCCAGCAACACCTATAACGATATTCGTGACTCGAATCCCAAAGCCACATTTAGCTATGTAATTGATGCACTCAACCAATTTGGGCTAGGGTATGTTCACTTAATGGAACCCACACCAGCAGATATCCGGCATGGTGGCACATCAATCCCGGCTGCTGACTTCCGGGCTATTTATCAAGGAACACTGATTTTCAATGGTGGTTATGACAAAGAAAAAGCTAATAGTGCGATCGCATCTGGTCATGCTGACTTAGTTTCTTTTGCCACACTATATATTGCTAATCCAGATTTACCAGAACGTTTTCGCTTAGATACAGCATTGAATGAACCTGACCGCAGCAGCTTCTACGGAGGCGACGAGAAGGGCTATATTGACTATCCCTTCCTCAACCCGTCAAAGATTGCTTAA
- a CDS encoding class I SAM-dependent methyltransferase: MYDTLSKLTYQTFQQGKSYFGLAHKTLSSRLMNLIHPTLGQRGKPIPSEVLFKLQQKMNQLLETDWQDAEKGVYPESLLFDNPWSDFFRYYPLLCLDLPQMWERSEQKKYQEFSPEIDTNGYPSYYVQNFHHQSNGYLSDDSANLYDLGVEILFNGTADPMRRRILAPLKEGLKAFDAVAPRQMRVLDVACGTGRTLKMIRAALPQASLYGTDLSPTYLRKANQQLSQIPGELPQLLQANAEELPYLNDYFHAVSSVFLFHELPAKVRQTVIEQCFRVTKPGGVFVICDSIQLCDSPELAVTMDSFPEIFHEPYYRDYTHDDLVERLEKAGFEKIEIQVHFMSKYFIAHKPA; this comes from the coding sequence ATGTATGACACTTTAAGCAAGCTGACTTATCAGACGTTTCAACAAGGTAAAAGTTACTTTGGTCTAGCTCACAAAACTTTAAGTTCAAGGCTGATGAATCTCATTCATCCCACTCTGGGGCAAAGGGGTAAACCCATTCCCAGCGAGGTTTTGTTCAAACTGCAACAAAAAATGAATCAGCTGCTAGAAACAGACTGGCAGGATGCTGAAAAAGGGGTATATCCCGAAAGCTTACTGTTTGACAACCCCTGGTCAGATTTTTTCCGCTATTATCCACTGTTATGTCTAGACCTACCTCAAATGTGGGAACGGTCTGAACAAAAAAAATATCAGGAATTTTCCCCGGAAATAGACACAAATGGTTATCCCAGCTATTATGTGCAGAATTTTCATCACCAAAGTAACGGCTATTTGAGCGACGATTCCGCCAATTTATATGATTTAGGGGTAGAAATTCTTTTTAATGGCACGGCTGACCCGATGCGGCGGCGGATTCTTGCACCTCTGAAGGAAGGGTTAAAAGCTTTTGATGCTGTTGCGCCACGACAAATGCGGGTCTTAGATGTTGCTTGTGGTACTGGGCGAACACTGAAGATGATTCGGGCAGCTTTACCTCAAGCATCCTTGTATGGTACGGATTTATCACCAACTTATTTGCGTAAGGCAAATCAACAACTATCCCAAATTCCGGGAGAGTTACCACAACTTTTACAAGCCAATGCGGAAGAGTTACCTTACTTAAATGACTATTTCCATGCTGTAAGTTCTGTGTTTCTCTTCCACGAGTTACCAGCAAAAGTGCGGCAAACAGTGATTGAACAATGTTTCCGAGTCACAAAACCAGGGGGAGTATTTGTAATTTGTGATTCTATTCAACTCTGCGATTCACCGGAATTGGCTGTGACAATGGATTCTTTCCCGGAAATCTTTCATGAACCCTACTATCGGGATTATACTCATGATGATTTGGTAGAACGTCTAGAAAAAGCGGGATTTGAAAAGATAGAGATACAAGTTCACTTTATGAGTAAGTATTTTATTGCTCATAAGCCAGCTTAA
- the glnA gene encoding type I glutamate--ammonia ligase translates to MTTPKEVLKLIQDQNIQMIDLKFIDTPGTWQHLTLYQDQIDESSFSDGVPFDGSSIRGWKNINESDMMMVLDPNTAWIDPFMKEPTLSIVCSIKEPRTGEWYSRCPRVIAQRAIDYLVSTGLGDTAFFGPEAEFFIFDDVRFDQNAHEGYYHVDSIEGSWNSGRKESPNLGYKTRFKEGYFPVSPADSFQDIRTEMLLTMKDCGVPIEKQHHEVATGGQCELGFRFGKLIEAADWLMTYKYVIKNVAKKYGKTVTFMPKPIFGDNGSGMHCHQSIWRDGKPLFAGDKYAGMSDMGLYYIGGILKHAPALLAITNPTTNSYKRLVPGYEAPVNLAYSQGNRSASVRIPLSGDNPKAKRLEFRCPDATANPYLAFAAMLCAGIDGIKNKIHPGEPLDKNIYELSPEELAKVPSTPGSLELALEALENDHAFLTESGVFTEDFIQNWIDYKLANDVKQMQMRPHPYEFYLYYDC, encoded by the coding sequence ATGACAACCCCCAAAGAAGTCTTGAAATTGATCCAAGACCAAAACATTCAGATGATTGATCTGAAATTCATCGATACACCAGGAACTTGGCAGCATCTCACCTTGTACCAAGACCAAATCGATGAAAGTTCCTTCTCTGATGGCGTACCTTTCGACGGTTCCAGCATTCGGGGTTGGAAAAACATTAACGAATCAGACATGATGATGGTTCTCGATCCCAATACTGCTTGGATCGACCCCTTCATGAAAGAGCCAACGTTAAGTATAGTTTGTAGTATTAAAGAACCCCGCACAGGTGAATGGTACAGCCGTTGTCCCCGTGTTATTGCTCAACGAGCAATAGACTACCTAGTTTCTACTGGTCTTGGTGATACAGCGTTCTTTGGCCCTGAAGCAGAATTCTTTATCTTTGATGATGTCCGCTTTGACCAAAATGCCCATGAAGGCTACTACCATGTAGATTCTATCGAAGGTAGTTGGAATTCTGGTAGGAAAGAAAGCCCCAACTTGGGTTACAAAACACGCTTCAAAGAAGGCTACTTCCCAGTCTCGCCAGCGGATAGCTTCCAAGATATCCGTACCGAAATGCTGCTGACAATGAAAGATTGCGGCGTACCAATTGAAAAACAACACCACGAAGTTGCAACTGGTGGTCAGTGCGAATTGGGTTTCCGCTTTGGTAAATTGATTGAAGCTGCTGACTGGCTGATGACTTACAAATATGTCATCAAGAATGTTGCCAAGAAATACGGCAAAACTGTAACTTTTATGCCAAAACCAATTTTTGGCGATAACGGTTCAGGTATGCACTGTCACCAGTCCATCTGGAGAGATGGCAAACCTCTATTTGCTGGTGATAAGTATGCTGGGATGAGTGACATGGGATTGTACTACATTGGTGGTATCCTCAAGCACGCACCCGCACTTTTGGCCATCACCAACCCCACAACTAACTCTTACAAACGCCTCGTACCTGGTTACGAAGCACCCGTAAACTTGGCTTACTCCCAAGGTAACCGTTCTGCTTCTGTGCGGATTCCTTTATCTGGCGATAACCCCAAAGCCAAGCGCTTAGAGTTCCGTTGTCCTGATGCGACTGCTAACCCCTACTTAGCGTTTGCAGCCATGCTGTGTGCTGGTATTGATGGCATCAAGAACAAAATCCATCCAGGTGAACCCCTAGATAAAAACATCTATGAACTCTCTCCAGAAGAACTGGCGAAGGTTCCTTCAACTCCGGGTTCTCTGGAATTGGCTTTGGAAGCACTAGAAAATGATCATGCTTTCTTAACAGAATCAGGCGTGTTCACAGAAGACTTCATCCAAAACTGGATTGACTACAAGCTGGCTAATGACGTGAAGCAGATGCAGATGCGTCCTCATCCTTATGAGTTTTACCTATATTACGATTGCTAA
- the apcB gene encoding allophycocyanin subunit beta: protein MRDAVTSLIKNYDVAGRYFDRNAIDSLKTYFESGTARVKAAAAINSNAASLVKQASVKLFEEQPELIRPGGNAYTTRRYAACLRDMDYYLRYATYALVAGNMNVLDERVLQGLRETYNSLGVPISPTVYGIQILKDMVKEQVAAAGLIDTAFVDEPFDYMTRELSEKDI from the coding sequence ATGCGCGATGCAGTTACAAGCTTGATTAAGAATTATGACGTTGCTGGACGTTATTTTGACCGGAATGCGATTGACAGCCTAAAAACTTATTTTGAAAGTGGTACAGCCCGGGTAAAAGCTGCGGCGGCGATTAACTCGAATGCAGCCTCGCTGGTCAAACAGGCTAGTGTTAAGTTATTTGAAGAACAGCCTGAGTTGATTCGTCCTGGCGGAAATGCCTACACAACTCGTCGTTATGCGGCTTGTCTCCGGGATATGGATTATTACCTCCGCTATGCTACCTATGCTTTGGTGGCGGGTAACATGAATGTGTTGGATGAGCGTGTACTACAAGGATTGCGAGAAACTTACAATTCTTTAGGTGTACCTATTAGCCCGACGGTTTATGGTATCCAAATTCTCAAGGATATGGTCAAGGAACAAGTCGCAGCCGCAGGTTTGATTGATACTGCCTTTGTGGATGAACCTTTTGATTATATGACTCGTGAGTTGAGCGAGAAGGATATTTAG
- a CDS encoding NACHT domain-containing NTPase, producing the protein MSIWNDYLQSLCNDYAQWWNAYTLTDVVGQQRVEHKKSPLLLNFMVEMVSPTKEERSEAQAKTERLDVLGGLRKYAQEHVLLVGRPGSGKSTALVRLLLEEAEKPLPGVLAPPSLAKGVGGLGKIPVLVELRYYQTSVLDLIRDFLKRHRLLLETATIEKLLFDGQFLLLVDGINELPSEKARQNLSKFRQNYQKTTPMIFTTRDLGVGGDLGITKKLEMQPLTAEQMQQFVCAYLPEQGEQMLQNLGDRLREFGETPLLLWMLCSLFQATGDIPPNLGLVFRQFTQSYERQYRQDIPVTDESRRWWTRLLEHLAFYMTTGDKLTELNVAIPRLKAEEVLTQFLQAEKFDKPRDRALNWLQDLLNHHLIQLGANDQIEFRHQLIQEYYTAECLLKQLPNLNNKLLQREYLNYLKWTEPLKLMLELVDDGAQAVQVVNLALEVDWQLGARLAGAVKPELQQQTVDLVARLEIPLLFKSKLLDLTESEAA; encoded by the coding sequence ATGAGCATCTGGAATGACTATCTCCAATCACTCTGCAATGATTATGCCCAATGGTGGAATGCTTACACGCTGACGGATGTAGTGGGACAGCAGCGAGTTGAGCATAAGAAATCGCCCCTGCTGCTAAATTTTATGGTGGAGATGGTATCGCCCACTAAAGAGGAACGGAGCGAAGCCCAGGCGAAAACTGAGCGCTTAGATGTATTGGGAGGGTTGCGGAAATATGCTCAAGAACACGTCTTACTGGTAGGGCGGCCAGGTTCGGGGAAATCAACGGCGTTGGTGCGGTTGTTGTTAGAGGAAGCGGAGAAACCCCTCCCCGGAGTATTAGCTCCGCCTTCCCTTGCAAAAGGGGTCGGGGGGTTAGGTAAAATCCCCGTGCTGGTAGAGTTGCGCTATTACCAAACCTCAGTCCTAGATTTAATTCGGGATTTCTTAAAGCGCCATCGCCTGCTGCTGGAGACTGCAACCATAGAAAAACTATTATTTGACGGGCAATTCCTCCTGTTGGTAGATGGTATCAACGAATTACCCTCAGAAAAAGCCCGACAAAATTTATCTAAATTCCGGCAAAACTACCAAAAAACCACGCCGATGATATTCACCACGCGGGATTTAGGCGTGGGGGGCGATTTGGGCATTACCAAGAAGCTGGAAATGCAACCCCTGACAGCAGAACAGATGCAGCAGTTTGTCTGCGCCTATTTGCCAGAACAGGGTGAGCAGATGTTGCAGAACTTAGGCGACAGGTTGCGGGAGTTTGGAGAAACGCCGTTGCTGCTGTGGATGCTGTGTTCATTGTTTCAAGCCACAGGAGACATCCCGCCGAACTTGGGTTTAGTTTTTCGCCAGTTTACCCAAAGCTATGAGCGTCAATATCGCCAAGATATCCCAGTTACAGATGAGTCTCGGCGGTGGTGGACTCGATTATTAGAACATCTGGCATTCTACATGACCACAGGGGATAAGCTGACAGAATTGAATGTTGCCATACCCAGGTTAAAAGCAGAGGAAGTTTTAACCCAGTTTTTGCAAGCTGAGAAATTTGATAAACCACGCGACAGAGCTTTAAACTGGCTGCAAGACTTACTCAACCATCATTTAATTCAACTTGGGGCAAATGACCAAATTGAATTTCGCCACCAACTAATTCAGGAATATTACACCGCCGAATGTTTGCTCAAGCAGTTACCAAACCTCAATAATAAACTTCTCCAGCGAGAGTATTTAAATTATTTGAAATGGACTGAACCCCTGAAATTGATGCTGGAATTGGTGGATGATGGGGCGCAGGCGGTGCAAGTGGTGAACTTAGCCTTAGAGGTAGATTGGCAGTTAGGCGCAAGGTTAGCAGGTGCTGTAAAGCCGGAATTGCAGCAGCAGACGGTTGATTTAGTGGCTAGGTTAGAAATTCCTCTATTATTTAAAAGTAAGCTTTTAGATTTAACTGAATCAGAAGCAGCGA
- a CDS encoding metallophosphoesterase, translated as FQLMNMLKNEKFVGANNGVTLNYALQALKKTQENCQYYQSFTQITIEAKPPKPCPKSLMYILHLSDLHFGIPDQAKLWSNQLATDLRNELDIPQLDALILSGDIANKSTPAEYEVAQQFFDELRQDFALQPEQIIIVPGNHDLNWSLAKKAYQLIDRDDYEGELTQGEYIEESTSVIRVRDEEKYNQRFEHFSNFYQTIKNQPYPLDYDQQYTLDHFPNQNLLILGLNSAWQLDHHYKSRASVNMNTLSNALAKIRRQPEYENCIKIAVWHHPLDSAWEDRIKDQSFMEQLAVAGFRFFLHGHVHQAQQDVYKYDEERKLHRICAGTFGAPTHELTTAEPWQYHLMKLENNTLTVRSRKRKTENGAWEADNCWRQGKGKGSLDSYTITWE; from the coding sequence TATTTCAGCTTATGAATATGCTAAAAAATGAAAAATTTGTAGGCGCAAATAATGGAGTTACGCTCAACTATGCACTACAAGCACTGAAAAAAACACAAGAAAATTGTCAATATTATCAATCTTTTACTCAAATAACTATTGAAGCAAAACCACCAAAACCTTGTCCCAAATCTCTAATGTATATTCTCCACCTCTCAGACCTGCACTTTGGCATACCTGACCAAGCTAAACTTTGGTCTAACCAACTAGCAACCGACTTGCGAAATGAACTCGATATTCCTCAACTTGATGCCCTGATTCTCTCCGGCGACATCGCCAACAAATCAACCCCCGCAGAATACGAAGTAGCCCAACAATTTTTTGACGAACTCCGCCAAGATTTCGCCCTCCAACCTGAGCAAATTATCATCGTTCCCGGCAATCATGACCTCAATTGGTCACTAGCAAAAAAAGCTTACCAATTAATTGACCGTGACGACTATGAAGGAGAACTGACGCAAGGTGAATATATAGAAGAAAGTACCAGTGTCATTCGTGTGCGAGATGAAGAAAAATACAATCAACGCTTTGAACACTTCAGCAACTTCTACCAAACCATCAAAAACCAACCATATCCCCTAGACTATGACCAGCAATACACCCTCGACCATTTCCCCAACCAAAACCTGCTCATTCTAGGGTTAAACTCCGCTTGGCAATTGGATCATCATTACAAATCCCGTGCCAGCGTTAATATGAATACACTCAGCAACGCCCTCGCAAAAATTCGCCGCCAGCCAGAATATGAAAACTGCATCAAAATTGCTGTATGGCATCATCCCCTAGATAGCGCCTGGGAAGACCGCATCAAAGACCAAAGCTTTATGGAACAGTTAGCCGTCGCAGGTTTCCGCTTCTTCCTCCACGGACACGTCCACCAAGCACAACAAGACGTTTATAAATACGACGAAGAACGAAAACTACATCGCATCTGCGCGGGAACATTCGGCGCACCCACCCACGAACTCACCACCGCCGAACCTTGGCAATATCACCTAATGAAGTTGGAAAATAACACTCTCACAGTCCGCAGCCGCAAACGCAAGACAGAAAACGGCGCATGGGAAGCGGATAATTGTTGGCGACAAGGTAAGGGTAAAGGTTCGTTAGATTCTTATACAATTACATGGGAATAG
- a CDS encoding TlyA family RNA methyltransferase, with protein MVKQRLDTLLVELNLCPSRALAQRLIQAGEVTVNQQVVDKAGTEVDIAAQIKVKVRSRFVSRGGEKLIKALDVFPISTAGRICLDGGISTGGFTDCLLQSGAKQVYGIDVGYGQVDWGLRNDPRVILRERTNLRNLTPEDLYSEGDEIPDLAVVDVSFISLTKILPALWRLTKSPRDAVLLVKPQFEVGKSRVGKKGVVRDPDDQADAIFQVLQVACQLGWQYKGLIWSPITGPAGNIEYLLWLGMESDTPPPDLDAIKQMTQSAITDLRAC; from the coding sequence TTGGTGAAGCAGCGACTCGATACACTTTTAGTAGAATTAAATTTATGTCCTTCTCGCGCCTTAGCACAGCGATTAATTCAGGCGGGGGAAGTGACTGTGAATCAGCAGGTGGTGGATAAGGCTGGGACAGAAGTTGATATTGCGGCTCAAATTAAGGTGAAGGTGCGATCGCGCTTTGTGTCTCGCGGAGGTGAGAAACTGATAAAGGCTTTGGATGTGTTCCCTATCTCCACCGCCGGACGCATTTGTTTAGATGGGGGAATTTCTACAGGCGGTTTTACCGATTGCTTGCTACAGTCGGGAGCAAAACAAGTTTACGGCATTGATGTCGGTTATGGACAAGTTGACTGGGGTTTAAGAAATGATCCACGGGTGATTTTAAGAGAACGTACCAATTTACGCAATCTTACACCCGAAGATTTGTATAGTGAAGGTGACGAGATACCTGATTTGGCGGTGGTGGATGTATCGTTTATTTCCTTAACTAAGATTTTGCCGGCTTTGTGGCGATTAACAAAGTCTCCCAGGGATGCAGTCTTGCTAGTTAAGCCACAGTTTGAAGTGGGAAAATCCCGTGTTGGCAAAAAAGGCGTTGTTCGCGATCCTGATGACCAAGCTGATGCTATTTTCCAAGTTTTGCAAGTGGCTTGTCAATTAGGATGGCAATACAAAGGTTTAATTTGGTCACCGATTACTGGCCCGGCTGGAAATATTGAGTATCTTCTCTGGTTAGGAATGGAAAGTGATACACCACCGCCTGATTTAGATGCAATTAAACAAATGACGCAATCTGCAATAACTGATTTACGAGCTTGTTAA
- a CDS encoding Calvin cycle protein CP12, protein MTKTLEAVQSAVNSGTTTLDEAILESIVEARETCDADGENSAGCAVAWDIVEELQAEKAHQQQAKHRKTALESYCETHPEAIECLIYDV, encoded by the coding sequence ATGACAAAAACTCTAGAAGCCGTCCAATCTGCTGTTAACTCCGGGACTACAACTCTTGATGAAGCTATCCTAGAATCTATTGTGGAAGCTCGTGAGACTTGCGACGCAGACGGAGAAAATTCGGCTGGCTGTGCTGTAGCTTGGGATATCGTTGAAGAATTACAAGCTGAAAAAGCTCACCAGCAGCAAGCAAAACATCGCAAAACTGCTTTAGAAAGCTACTGTGAAACCCATCCAGAAGCCATAGAATGCCTCATCTATGACGTTTAA